A portion of the Stigmatella aurantiaca DW4/3-1 genome contains these proteins:
- a CDS encoding glycoside hydrolase family 3 C-terminal domain-containing protein, translating to MSEQSKGYKARAQALVSKMTLEEKALLLSGNGSWTTHKIDRLGLPSIMMTDGPHGLRKATGPSTADSVPATCFPTASALASSWDPELIRQVGVALARESQANDVQILLGPGINMKRSPLGGRNFEYFSEDPILAGRLAAAYIQGVQSEGVGTSLKHFAVNNQEFERMVNSSNLDERTLHEIYLPAFEISVTQAQPWSVMCAYNKINGVYASENPLLLEDILRKAWGFEGFVVSDWGAVHDRAQGVMAGLNLEMPGSGDVNRKKIIEAVNAGKLPVARLDEVVASLVAVVLKAAESRRTGTRFDVDQHHALARQVAGESIILLKNDDHILPLDAGGKKKIALIGAFAKEPRYQGAGSSQVNPARISNAHDELVAILGGSERIGYASGYDFEGVTSAELLEEARQQARHADVAIVFAGLPDSHESEGFDRPNLDMPEGHNQLIDAVSQVQPNTVVVLMNGSAISMPWVGRVKGILEGWLTGQAGGGAIADILTGKVNPSAKLQETFPVRTEDTPTAIEFPGLNQQAYYGEGVFIGYRYYDKKKIAPLFPFGFGLSYTTFDYSEMTLSASSIQDTGSLTVQVKVKNTGKVAGKEIVQLYVREEVPAVSRPEKELKAFAKVALAPGEEKTVSFTLSPRDFSYYNAHLHRWAVNPGRFDILAGGSSRDLPLSKSVSVEAQVAVSTLTRESMVKEFRDHPKGKAFYSRLTSIIMGGSSEEPGTVKRTLQEERARKKAEMSTLVFVNDMPAYKLIAFSEGKFTEQMLNDILAQVQ from the coding sequence ATGTCCGAACAATCCAAAGGCTACAAGGCAAGGGCGCAGGCGCTGGTGTCCAAGATGACACTGGAAGAAAAAGCCCTGCTCTTGTCTGGCAATGGCTCGTGGACGACCCACAAGATCGACCGGCTGGGACTCCCGTCCATCATGATGACGGATGGGCCGCATGGGCTCCGGAAGGCGACAGGGCCGAGCACCGCGGACAGTGTTCCCGCGACGTGCTTCCCCACGGCTTCCGCCCTGGCGTCGAGCTGGGATCCGGAGCTCATCCGCCAGGTGGGCGTTGCCCTGGCCCGGGAGAGCCAGGCCAACGATGTCCAGATCTTGCTGGGGCCGGGCATCAACATGAAGCGCTCCCCGCTGGGCGGGCGCAACTTCGAGTACTTCTCCGAGGATCCGATCCTGGCCGGCCGCCTGGCGGCGGCCTACATCCAGGGGGTTCAGAGCGAGGGGGTGGGGACCTCCCTGAAACACTTCGCGGTGAACAACCAGGAGTTCGAGCGGATGGTGAACAGCTCGAACCTCGATGAGCGCACGCTGCACGAAATCTATCTGCCCGCCTTCGAGATCTCGGTCACCCAGGCCCAACCCTGGTCGGTGATGTGCGCCTACAACAAGATCAATGGGGTCTACGCCTCCGAGAATCCCCTCCTGCTCGAGGACATTCTCCGCAAGGCGTGGGGGTTCGAAGGGTTCGTGGTCTCGGACTGGGGTGCCGTCCACGATCGCGCGCAGGGCGTCATGGCTGGGCTGAACCTGGAGATGCCCGGCAGTGGGGACGTGAACCGCAAGAAGATCATCGAGGCCGTGAACGCGGGAAAGCTGCCCGTTGCACGCTTGGACGAAGTGGTGGCCTCGCTGGTCGCCGTGGTTCTCAAGGCCGCGGAGAGCCGCCGGACCGGTACCCGCTTCGACGTGGATCAGCACCATGCCCTGGCCAGGCAGGTGGCGGGTGAAAGCATCATCCTGCTGAAGAACGATGACCACATCCTGCCGCTGGACGCAGGCGGGAAGAAGAAGATCGCCTTGATTGGCGCCTTCGCCAAGGAGCCCCGTTATCAGGGCGCCGGAAGCTCGCAGGTGAATCCGGCTCGCATCTCCAACGCGCATGACGAGCTGGTGGCGATCCTGGGCGGAAGCGAGCGCATCGGTTACGCGAGCGGCTATGACTTCGAAGGGGTGACCTCCGCGGAGCTGCTGGAAGAAGCGCGGCAGCAGGCGCGCCACGCGGACGTGGCCATTGTCTTCGCTGGACTGCCGGACAGTCACGAGTCCGAGGGGTTCGACCGCCCCAACCTGGACATGCCCGAAGGGCATAACCAGCTGATCGACGCGGTCAGCCAGGTTCAGCCCAACACGGTGGTGGTGCTGATGAACGGCTCCGCCATCTCCATGCCCTGGGTGGGCCGGGTGAAGGGCATCCTCGAGGGATGGCTGACGGGACAGGCGGGCGGAGGCGCCATCGCCGATATCCTGACCGGCAAGGTCAACCCCTCGGCGAAGCTGCAGGAGACCTTCCCGGTGCGGACCGAGGACACGCCGACGGCCATCGAGTTCCCCGGACTGAACCAGCAGGCCTACTACGGCGAAGGCGTCTTCATCGGTTACCGGTACTACGACAAGAAGAAGATCGCGCCGCTGTTCCCCTTTGGTTTCGGCCTGAGCTACACCACCTTCGACTACTCGGAGATGACCCTCAGCGCGTCGTCCATTCAGGACACCGGGAGCCTGACCGTCCAGGTGAAGGTCAAGAACACGGGGAAGGTGGCTGGAAAGGAGATCGTCCAGCTCTACGTCCGTGAAGAGGTGCCCGCCGTCAGCCGTCCTGAGAAGGAGCTCAAGGCCTTCGCCAAGGTGGCCCTCGCCCCTGGGGAGGAGAAGACGGTGAGCTTCACGCTGAGCCCGCGCGATTTCTCCTACTACAACGCCCACCTCCACCGCTGGGCCGTCAACCCGGGCCGGTTCGACATCCTGGCCGGCGGTTCGTCCAGGGATCTGCCCCTGAGCAAGTCCGTGTCGGTGGAGGCCCAGGTGGCCGTCTCCACGCTGACGCGTGAATCCATGGTGAAGGAGTTCAGGGACCACCCCAAGGGGAAGGCCTTCTACTCGCGGCTGACGAGCATCATCATGGGCGGCTCATCGGAGGAGCCAGGCACCGTGAAGCGCACGTTGCAGGAGGAGCGCGCCCGGAAGAAGGCCGAGATGTCGACGCTGGTGTTCGTCAACGACATGCCCGCCTACAAGCTCATCGCCTTCTCCGAAGGCAAGTTCACCGAGCAGATGCTGAACGACATCCTGGCGCAGGTTCAGTAG
- a CDS encoding GH1 family beta-glucosidase, with the protein MTNISFPKEFAWGVATSSYQIEGAAMEDGRGESIWDRFSKTPGKVRDGTNGDVACDHYHRFREDIALMKGLGIKHYRFSVAWPRIIPGGRGKVNPPGLDFYGRLVDALLEAGIEPYVTLYHWDLPQVLQDEGGWAKRSTAEAFVEYAGVVARSLGDRVKKWITHNEPWCASMLSYQMGIHAPGLKDYRAALAASHHVLLSHGLAVPVIRAASPGAEVGITLNLTPWVPASPSDADRDAARHFDGYFNRWFLDPLFGHHYPADMIADHIAAGHLPPEGLTVVKPGDLQEIAVKCDFLGINYYNRAVVRSDKVPEAQNEPRTVFVAPEKEWTEMGWEVYPDGLREILMRVHLDYRPRKIYITENGASYSTAPGEDGRVRDEKRLSFLRDHFIAARRAMEQGAPVAGYFVWSLMDNFEWDRGYSQRFGIVWVDYKTQQRIPKDSALWYRGVIAENALSVS; encoded by the coding sequence ATGACAAATATCAGCTTTCCCAAAGAGTTCGCCTGGGGGGTCGCCACATCCTCCTATCAGATCGAAGGCGCCGCGATGGAGGACGGGCGCGGTGAGTCGATCTGGGATCGTTTCTCGAAGACGCCCGGCAAGGTGAGGGACGGCACGAACGGCGATGTTGCTTGCGATCACTACCATCGCTTCCGTGAAGACATCGCGCTGATGAAGGGCCTGGGGATCAAGCACTACCGCTTCTCCGTCGCGTGGCCGCGCATCATCCCGGGGGGCCGCGGAAAGGTGAACCCGCCCGGCCTGGACTTCTATGGCCGTCTGGTGGATGCGCTGCTCGAGGCGGGGATCGAGCCCTATGTGACGCTGTACCATTGGGATCTGCCCCAGGTGCTCCAGGACGAGGGCGGCTGGGCGAAGCGGTCGACGGCGGAGGCGTTCGTCGAGTACGCGGGCGTCGTCGCGCGCTCCTTGGGAGACCGGGTGAAGAAGTGGATCACCCACAATGAGCCGTGGTGCGCGAGCATGCTCAGCTACCAGATGGGCATCCATGCGCCGGGCTTGAAGGACTACCGCGCGGCGCTTGCCGCGAGCCATCACGTCCTCTTGTCCCATGGGCTCGCCGTCCCCGTCATTCGTGCCGCGAGCCCGGGGGCCGAGGTGGGGATCACCCTGAACCTGACGCCCTGGGTGCCCGCCTCGCCGAGCGATGCGGACCGCGATGCGGCCCGGCACTTCGACGGCTACTTCAACCGCTGGTTCCTCGACCCGCTGTTCGGACACCACTACCCGGCGGACATGATCGCGGACCACATCGCGGCCGGACACCTGCCGCCCGAAGGGCTCACGGTGGTGAAGCCGGGGGATCTCCAGGAGATCGCGGTGAAGTGTGACTTCCTGGGGATCAACTACTACAACCGCGCGGTCGTGCGGAGCGACAAGGTGCCGGAGGCGCAGAACGAGCCCCGCACGGTGTTCGTCGCGCCCGAGAAGGAGTGGACCGAGATGGGCTGGGAGGTCTACCCCGATGGTCTCCGGGAGATCCTCATGCGGGTTCACCTCGATTACAGGCCGCGGAAGATCTACATCACCGAGAACGGTGCAAGCTACTCGACGGCTCCCGGCGAGGATGGGCGTGTGAGGGATGAGAAGCGGCTCAGCTTCTTGCGAGACCACTTCATCGCGGCCAGGCGCGCGATGGAGCAGGGGGCGCCGGTGGCCGGCTACTTCGTGTGGTCTCTCATGGACAACTTCGAGTGGGACCGCGGCTACTCACAGCGCTTCGGAATCGTCTGGGTGGATTACAAGACCCAGCAGCGCATCCCCAAAGACAGTGCACTCTGGTACCGCGGCGTCATTGCGGAGAATGCGCTGTCCGTTTCCTGA
- a CDS encoding GNAT family N-acetyltransferase, whose product MPVRPFQPRDRDAVYDICVRTGASGEDARGHYLSDALLGDVYAGPYLELEPQLAFVLEEGGQVVGYVLGTANTAAFVEAWRVRWLPHVAGRYPPPVEPARTADERLIATLHHPEWMMAPELAPHPAHLHVDLLPQAQGAGHGRRLVEIFLAAAASAGAPSLHLGTGTRNTRALHFYERLGFQRLPVAGVEGTTYFWCPTERGAR is encoded by the coding sequence ATGCCTGTCCGCCCCTTCCAGCCGAGAGACCGGGATGCCGTGTACGACATCTGCGTGCGCACGGGCGCGTCCGGCGAGGATGCGCGGGGCCATTACCTGAGTGACGCGTTGCTCGGCGACGTCTACGCCGGTCCCTACCTCGAGCTTGAGCCTCAGCTCGCGTTCGTGCTCGAGGAAGGAGGACAGGTGGTGGGGTACGTGCTGGGCACCGCCAACACGGCGGCTTTCGTGGAGGCCTGGCGCGTCCGATGGCTGCCCCACGTGGCGGGCCGTTATCCCCCTCCGGTCGAGCCGGCACGCACCGCGGATGAGCGGCTGATTGCCACGCTGCATCATCCCGAGTGGATGATGGCGCCCGAGCTGGCCCCTCACCCGGCCCACCTGCATGTCGACCTGCTTCCCCAGGCGCAGGGCGCAGGCCATGGGAGGCGCCTCGTGGAGATTTTTCTCGCCGCCGCGGCCTCTGCCGGTGCGCCTTCCTTGCACCTGGGCACGGGGACCCGCAACACCCGGGCACTGCACTTCTATGAGCGCCTGGGCTTCCAGCGGCTCCCTGTGGCAGGGGTCGAGGGCACCACGTACTTCTGGTGTCCCACGGAGAGGGGGGCTCGGTAA
- a CDS encoding ABC transporter ATP-binding protein, whose amino-acid sequence MTTASLENQVILEAKDLGKYFQVGGGFRPKRLRALNEVSFALGARQVVALVGESGSGKSTIARLLVRLMDPSSGKIFFRGRDILQEEPRRASLDYRSQVQMIFQDPFGSLNPVHTIGNHLERPLLLHGKAKSAAELKDRVHELLATVDLNPAAELAARYPHQLSGGQRQRVAIARALAPGPSVILADEPISMLDVSIRVGVLNLMERLKEQRGISYLYITHDIASARYFADRTMVMYAGHIVEGAPSEELMHKPAHPYTQLLLSAVPDPNGSMKSALKAKSGAPKLIDPPPGCPFADRCPSVMAVCRKAMPGATRIEQGRWVRCHLFGEGVASGMEVPQERSAAASRNAV is encoded by the coding sequence ATGACGACCGCCAGCCTGGAGAATCAGGTGATCCTCGAGGCGAAAGACCTCGGCAAATATTTTCAGGTGGGAGGGGGCTTCCGTCCGAAGCGGCTGCGCGCCCTGAATGAAGTCTCCTTCGCCTTGGGGGCGCGGCAGGTGGTGGCGCTCGTCGGCGAGTCGGGCAGTGGCAAGAGCACGATCGCGCGGCTGCTCGTGCGGCTGATGGATCCGTCGAGCGGGAAGATCTTCTTCCGGGGCCGGGACATCCTTCAGGAGGAGCCGCGGCGGGCCTCGCTCGACTACCGGTCGCAGGTGCAGATGATCTTTCAGGACCCGTTCGGTTCGCTGAACCCGGTCCACACCATCGGCAATCACCTGGAAAGGCCGTTGCTCCTGCACGGAAAGGCGAAGAGCGCCGCGGAGCTCAAGGATCGCGTGCACGAGCTGCTCGCGACCGTGGACCTGAACCCGGCGGCCGAGCTCGCCGCCCGGTACCCGCATCAGCTCTCGGGAGGACAGCGGCAGCGCGTGGCCATCGCGCGAGCGCTGGCGCCCGGGCCCTCTGTGATTTTGGCCGACGAGCCGATCTCCATGCTCGATGTGTCCATCCGCGTCGGCGTCTTGAACCTGATGGAGCGCCTCAAGGAGCAACGGGGAATCTCGTACCTGTACATCACGCATGACATCGCGAGTGCGCGCTACTTCGCGGACCGGACCATGGTGATGTACGCGGGACACATCGTGGAGGGCGCGCCGAGCGAGGAGCTGATGCACAAGCCCGCGCACCCGTACACGCAGCTCCTGCTCTCGGCGGTGCCCGACCCGAACGGCTCGATGAAGAGCGCCCTGAAGGCGAAGTCAGGTGCGCCCAAGCTGATTGATCCGCCTCCTGGCTGTCCTTTCGCTGACCGGTGTCCGAGTGTCATGGCGGTGTGCCGCAAAGCGATGCCGGGCGCGACGCGGATCGAACAGGGACGCTGGGTGCGCTGCCATTTGTTTGGCGAGGGCGTCGCGTCCGGTATGGAGGTCCCTCAGGAGCGAAGCGCCGCTGCCTCGAGGAATGCGGTCTGA